A genomic stretch from Sulfurihydrogenibium azorense Az-Fu1 includes:
- a CDS encoding TetR/AcrR family transcriptional regulator: MLQTVEDLSTKEKIILAGAEIIVKEGLRKFTAKNIGSKVGITDAAIYKHFTSLDEIIVEIINRYISRCSQNVDRAIAMNLSTEETLKQVMREHIKVLEETKGAVPILCFEFSRSGNKKFFDILHGFVESYKEKLSQIIEKGINEGIVREDIDPKETVMLFVGLIQAKVFAYVMENREGPIIRNPEGLISELFYGIMKR; the protein is encoded by the coding sequence ATGCTTCAAACAGTTGAAGACCTTTCAACAAAAGAAAAAATAATACTAGCTGGTGCAGAAATAATAGTAAAGGAAGGATTGAGAAAATTTACTGCAAAAAACATTGGGAGTAAAGTTGGGATTACAGATGCGGCAATTTATAAGCATTTTACATCTCTAGATGAAATTATCGTTGAGATTATAAACAGATACATATCAAGATGCTCCCAAAATGTAGACAGAGCAATAGCTATGAATTTATCCACAGAAGAAACCCTAAAACAGGTTATGAGAGAGCACATAAAAGTTTTAGAAGAAACAAAAGGAGCTGTACCGATTTTATGTTTTGAGTTTAGCCGTTCTGGTAATAAAAAATTTTTTGATATACTCCATGGATTTGTAGAAAGTTATAAAGAAAAGTTATCCCAGATTATAGAAAAAGGTATAAATGAAGGAATAGTAAGGGAAGACATAGACCCTAAAGAAACTGTTATGCTCTTTGTAGGTTTAATACAGGCAAAAGTCTTTGCATACGTAATGGAAAACAGAGAAGGCCCTATAATAAGAAACCCAGAAGGTTTAATATCAGAGTTATTCTACGGAATTATGAAAAGATGA